One region of Streptomyces sp. CG4 genomic DNA includes:
- a CDS encoding class I SAM-dependent methyltransferase encodes MTDTEDFLTATRTFYDTVAEDYAGHFRNPLSDRPLERALLAAFAEQVGPAGTVADLGCGPGAVTAHLAGLGLSVFGLDLSESMLAIARREHPALRFERGSMLELPVGDGSLAGVVSWYSSIHTPVDRLPDLFAEFHRALAPGGRVLLAFQVGEVPRRLDRPWGHDVVLDFHRRRPERMAELLSGAGFVLRSSTVREPEDEGLAASVPQAFLLAQKEG; translated from the coding sequence ATGACCGACACCGAGGACTTCCTGACCGCCACCCGCACCTTCTACGACACCGTCGCCGAGGACTACGCCGGCCACTTCCGGAACCCGCTGAGCGACAGGCCGCTGGAGCGGGCGCTGCTCGCCGCGTTCGCCGAGCAGGTCGGCCCCGCCGGCACGGTCGCCGACCTCGGCTGCGGCCCCGGCGCGGTCACCGCGCATCTGGCGGGCCTCGGGCTGTCCGTGTTCGGCCTGGACCTGTCCGAGTCGATGCTCGCCATCGCCCGCCGTGAGCACCCCGCGCTGCGCTTCGAGCGGGGCTCGATGCTGGAGTTGCCCGTCGGCGACGGTTCGCTGGCCGGTGTCGTGTCCTGGTACTCCAGCATCCACACGCCGGTGGACCGGCTCCCGGACCTGTTCGCCGAGTTCCATCGCGCGCTGGCACCGGGCGGGCGGGTCCTGCTCGCCTTCCAGGTGGGCGAAGTGCCGCGCCGCCTCGACCGTCCCTGGGGACATGACGTGGTACTGGACTTCCACCGTCGCCGCCCGGAGCGGATGGCAGAGCTGCTGTCCGGCGCGGGGTTCGTCCTTCGCTCCAGCACCGTGCGCGAGCCCGAGGACGAGGGGCTCGCGGCGTCAGTCCCGCAGGCGTTCCTCCTCGCCCAGAAGGAAGGCTGA
- a CDS encoding DUF397 domain-containing protein has product MSIESLVWFKSSHSGGEGGECVELAYNWRKSTYSSGEGGECLEIAAHPAAIHIRDSKQPAAAHLTVTPAAWSAFLLGEEERLRD; this is encoded by the coding sequence ATGAGCATCGAGAGCCTCGTTTGGTTCAAGTCCAGCCATAGCGGCGGAGAAGGCGGCGAGTGCGTCGAACTCGCATACAACTGGCGCAAGTCCACCTACAGCAGCGGCGAAGGCGGCGAATGCCTGGAGATAGCCGCCCACCCCGCCGCCATCCACATCCGCGACTCGAAGCAACCCGCCGCCGCCCACCTCACCGTCACCCCCGCCGCCTGGTCAGCCTTCCTTCTGGGCGAGGAGGAACGCCTGCGGGACTGA